The Lytechinus pictus isolate F3 Inbred chromosome 15, Lp3.0, whole genome shotgun sequence genome contains a region encoding:
- the LOC129277828 gene encoding uncharacterized protein LOC129277828 gives MVPQDDRREARPVNHLHDHIHPKDEAFQYRGTQPMKMVKQFVKENHPAIVILQGFLLLGKTRTSKEFARLLAKRLRESTDCAKEVYTFLFDLKNVESAEKLPSYIYNDLCKAEIKGFECNVVDNIDQLSDAFKKANDWNKVFVLVLDNIDRVHDRERPKMLEFIQDFAAITRNVHLVLTSVTDVNLVRDPNMFMKYHLKPLEPDCAKELLRETAGNPEGFDRHAGDIVCLVGGSPLALMIAGNEMNKKSTQLPYTPEDFVEVMKDSSSLALHLENSPSDDQLVKRITDIVKDNFSELEKLVMAMDNPQVFTPEDLKDAMAAACGTQKHAWEIKRIVLFVLRKSMYGFNDDNGSAESTPLVIEILKETFCQMTSKDGFLKAFNRNLVNTIDDTSHLMRLVAKGLRQAEICLLRNHVHQEVQNLRSIVISKACELLLTIGVDDKTLNDFRSKSLHIKKEWEELEAKPDRIHVQVGIQESCPNPEGKSVEKELEACISPTFPPNILANVKESLAVGSSTSSVQAANVESSDETKRVDEPYQQKESGDKEQNASGKTLIAGITRVVSETTVKGQASDSLLSSCSVKTTVTKEVNSKTAHVNQDKCVTAVSFSQASTLSDAFGHFSIRQLSEPGSLHSTDCREPSQESLPLHGTYSALPTRQDNHVLTSSPDVESRKQGDQQDIDTGCNGLSRKEATESEFEDWEHGDGEEVGESKEETNANGEPSFKVPQPDRKEHLAGSEMNGEDNKPLHLHDIQTAVVTSNPRISNATTTGRQSDILQQSRPQDRRRHETRGPGILGLPPAAASFDSRRHPPVPGYLSHNLALHQNPSSPRMDIRYPVDCRFMPASQPIQEQNYMAPGLLQPSNVQAFNNTPYSGSSGHYNHFGREYNERDFDQGPGSLQQSQVQGDRLPNTNYSGGSGQYNHFGREYNQYNIVESHNPSSIPVQKLTKTFDELSLEREPPPSSGMSYSPSDFQQQQSKCVYPPQMSAHPYHSLVSTPSPCFQPRGPPSHNVQSPPHTLRMYGDYQPGSVRNSHHQVQGPPHDIDPSSQNSRLRSRGPSSRFQQSYGPPSQNHVGTPPPQSQVQSPSYRYQQSQGPPFQSFQSMGMPPSPCFQPRGTPSSNIQSPPHTLRMYGDDQPGGASNGPPSRPYQGDHVHRQHGQYQPQSRYDQRNGRY, from the coding sequence ATGGTACCTCAGGACGACCGGAGGGAAGCAAGGCCCGTGAATCATCTACATGATCACATCCATCCAAAGGATGAGGCCTTCCAGTATCGAGGTACACAGCCCATGAAAATGGTCAAGCAGTTTGTCAAGGAGAACCATCCCGCGATCGTAATCTTGCAGGGTTTCCTTTTGTTGGGTAAAACTAGAACAAGCAAGGAGTTTGCCCGTCTGCTGGCGAAGCGATTGCGAGAATCAACGGATTGCGCCAAGGAAGTTTACACTTTCCTGTTTGATCTAAAAAATGTTGAATCAGCAGAGAAACTGCCAAGTTATATCTACAATGATTTATGCAAAGCTGAAATAAAAGGCTTTGAGTGTAATGTCGTAGATAATATTGATCAACTCAGTGATGCCTTTAAAAAGGCAAATGATTGGAACAAGGTATTTGTACTTGTACTTGACAATATTGATAGAGTTCATGACAGGGAACGGCCGAAGATGCTTGAGTTTATCCAGGATTTTGCAGCTATCACCAGAAATGTGCATCTTGTCCTTACCAGTGTTACTGATGTGAATCTAGTGAGAGATCCCAATATGTTCATGAAGTATCATTTGAAGCCATTGGAGCCAGATTGTGCCAAAGAATTGCTGCGGGAGACAGCGGGTAATCCAGAAGGCTTTGATAGGCATGCAGGTGATATCGTCTGTCTGGTGGGTGGGTCGCCGTTAGCTCTAATGATCGCAGGGAACGAGATGAACAAAAAGTCCACCCAACTGCCATACACTCCCGAGGACTTTGTTGAAGTCATGAAAGACTCGTCATCGTTAGCCCTTCACCTTGAGAATTCCCCTTCAGATGATCAACTAGTAAAGAGAATAACCGATATTGTCAAGGACAATTTCAGTGAGTTGGAGAAGTTAGTAATGGCAATGGACAACCCACAAGTATTTACTCCAGAGGACTTGAAAGATGCCATGGCTGCTGCATGTGGAACTCAAAAGCATGCATGGGAGATCAAAAGGATTGTTCTGTTTGTCCTACGAAAATCTATGTATGgatttaatgatgataatggtagtgCTGAATCTACACCTCTAGTGATTGAAATATTGAAGGAAACATTCTGCCAGATGACCTCAAAGGATGGTTTCCTTAAGGCTTTCAACAGGAATCTGGTGAACACTATAGATGACACAAGCCACTTGATGAGGTTGGTAGCAAAAGGGCTTCGCCAGGCTGAAATCTGCCTTCTTAGAAATCATGTGCATCAAGAGGTGCAGAATCTGCGGAGCATCGTCATTTCAAAAGCCTGTGAATTGCTTCTAACAATTGGAGTAGATGATAAGACCCTGAATGACTTTCGCTCAAAGAGTCTACACATTAAAAAAGAGTGGGAAGAGTTGGAGGCCAAACCAGacagaatacatgtacaagtggGTATTCAAGAGAGTTGCCCTAATCCTGAAGGAAAGTCTGTTGAAAAAGAATTAGAGGCCTGTATCTCTCCAACATTTCCACCAAACATATTGGCCAATGTGAAAGAAAGCCTGGCCGTCGGTTCTTCAACATCTTCAgtgcaagcagcaaatgttgaaAGTTCTGACGAAACCAAACGGGTTGACGAACCATATCAACAGAAGGAAAGTGGAGACAAAGAACAAAATGCGAGTGGAAAGACCCTAATAGCTGGAATAACCAGGGTAGTTAGTGAAACAACTGTCAAGGGGCAAGCTTCAGATAGTCTTCTCTCATCATGCAGTGTCAAGACCACAGTTACAAAAGAAGTTAATTCTAAAACTGCCCATGTGAATCAAGATAAATGTGTGACTGCTGTATCCTTTTCTCAAGCAAGCACCCTTTCAGATGCATTTGGTCACTTTTCCATTAGACAACTTAGTGAACCAGGTTCCCTTCATTCCACAGATTGCAGGGAACCATCTCAGGAGAGCCTGCCGTTGCATGGTACCTACTCCGCCTTGCCCACACGTCAGGACAACCATGTCCTCACAAGTTCTCCAGACGTTGAAAGTAGAAAACAGGGTGATCAACAAGATATTGATACAGGATGTAATGGGTTGTCCAGGAAAGAAGCGACAGAATCAGAATTTGAGGATTGGGAGCATGGAGATGGTGAAGAGGTAGGTGAGTCAAAGGAAGAAACAAATGCCAATGGCGAACCTTCTTTTAAGGTTCCTCAGCCTGACAGAAAGGAGCATCTTGCTGGCAGTGAAATGAATGGTGAAGATAACAAGCCTCTGCATCTGCACGACATTCAGACAGCTGTTGTCACATCTAATCCCAGGATCTCCAATGCCACTACCACTGGAAGACAAAGTGATATTCTGCAGCAGTCTCGTCCACAAGATAGAAGGAGACATGAAACCAGGGGACCGGGTATCCTAGGGCTGCCTCCTGCAGCTGCATCCTTTGACTCCCGTAGACATCCACCTGTTCCTGGATATCTATCCCATAATCTAGCATTGCACCAAAATCCCTCCTCTCCACGTATGGATATAAGATATCCAGTAGACTGTAGATTCATGCCTGCCAGCCAACCGATACAGGAACAGAACTATATGGCACCGGGTCTTCTTCAGCCATCAAATGTCCAAGCGTTCAATAACACACCTTACAGTGGAAGTTCAGGTCACTACAATCACTTTGGTAGAGAGTATAACGAGCGTGATTTCGATCAAGGTCCCGGTTCTCTTCAGCAATCACAGGTCCAAGGTGATAGGCTCCCTAACACAAATTACAGTGGAGGTTCCGGCCAGTACAATCATTTCGGAAGGGAGTACAATCAGTATAATATTGTAGAGTCCCACAACCCAAGCAGTATCCCTGTGCAGAAATTGACAAAGACATTTGATGAATTATCTCTAGAGCGTGAGCCACCTCCTTCAAGTGGTATGTCATATTCACCTTCAGACTTTCAGCAGCAACAATCCAAGTGTGTCTACCCTCCTCAGATGAGTGCGCATCCTTATCATAGCCTTGTATCCACTCCTTCTCCATGCTTCCAACCTCGGGGACCCCCCTCTCATAATGTCCAAAGTCCCCCTCACACCTTGAGAATGTATGGGGATTACCAACCCGGCAGTGTCAGGAATAGCCACCACCAAGTACAAGGGCCACCTCATGATATTGATCCTTCATCTCAGAACTCAAGATTGCGATCCCGGGGTCCATCAAGTAGGTTCCAACAGTCGTATGGTCCCCCGTCCCAAAACCATGTCGGTACCCCACCTCCCCAATCCCAGGTCCAGTCACCCAGTTACAGATATCAACAATCTCAAGGACCACCCTTCCAGAGCTTCCAGAGCATGGGAATGCCCCCTTCTCCATGCTTCCAACCCCGGGGAACCCCCTCAAGTAATATCCAAAGTCCCCCTCACACCTTGAGAATGTATGGGGATGACCAACCTGGCGGTGCCAGTAATGGCCCACCAAGTCGACCTTATCAAGGAGATCATGTCCACCGACAACACGGTCAGTATCAACCTCAATCTAGGTATGATCAAAGAAATGGTCGGTACTAA